The nucleotide sequence ATCGATCCCGTCAAAATACGCGAAGTGAAAGTCCTGAAGACATGGGTCGGCGGCAAGTTGACGTACGGCGACGACAACCCTCTCCGGTGACCTCGTGAACGAAGCGCTGCCAGGAATCAACGAGCATGAGTTTGACGCGGCGGGAGTTCGCCTCCATTATGCGGAAGGCCCATCCAATGGCCCGCCGCTGGTTCTGCTGCACGGCCTGGGACGTCGCTGGCAGGTATTTCTTCCGCTCATTCCCGCGCTCAGCATGCGCTGGCACATTTTCGCTCCCGATTTTCGCGGACATGGCAAATCCAGCCGAGTCGCTCGCGGCTACGGAGGCACTCATTACGCGGAGGATGTCACCCACTTTCTCCGGGAGTGCGTACCCGCCAACGCCATTGTCTTCGGACATTCGCTCGGTGGCATGGTTGCGATGTGGATCGCCAGCCATCATCCGGAACTGGTACGCGCGCTCATTCTGGGCGACAACATGATTGTGACCGAGCATACTCCCAGCCCGATGTATGTCGCTCTCTTCACCGGCTTGCGCGATTTGGCACGCAAAGGTGGCTCGGTCGAAGAGATTGCGACTGGTATCGGCCGTATCGAACTGCCCGTGCGCGGCACAACGGAATCGGTGTTCATCAGAAATCTTCCCGGCAACGACGAAGCCTATCTACTCTCGTGGGCGAGAAGCGTTGCGCAAGCCGATCCCGACACTTACGCAATGGCGATCGACGGCTCCGCGCTGGGAGCCTGGAATGGTGAGACGGTCTTGCGGGGGATCATTTGCCCAACACTGCTGTTGCAGGCAAATCGTGAACTAGGAGGACTAATGTCCGATGCCGACGTTGCCCTCGCCACGCGCCTGCTGCCGCACCATGCTC is from Acidobacteriota bacterium and encodes:
- a CDS encoding alpha/beta hydrolase yields the protein MNEALPGINEHEFDAAGVRLHYAEGPSNGPPLVLLHGLGRRWQVFLPLIPALSMRWHIFAPDFRGHGKSSRVARGYGGTHYAEDVTHFLRECVPANAIVFGHSLGGMVAMWIASHHPELVRALILGDNMIVTEHTPSPMYVALFTGLRDLARKGGSVEEIATGIGRIELPVRGTTESVFIRNLPGNDEAYLLSWARSVAQADPDTYAMAIDGSALGAWNGETVLRGIICPTLLLQANRELGGLMSDADVALATRLLPHHAHVQLRTLGHALFIQQPEPVLRAVTNFLESL